In Pseudonocardia sp. C8, one genomic interval encodes:
- a CDS encoding ATP-dependent 6-phosphofructokinase gives MTLHLDDLRVRALGECRFDSPLSALLSTKQTSPHYVAEGDRVLLEDTVSMLAEHGLPSDRAPSFEAAGPRRKIYFDPTEVTAGVVTCGGLCPGLNNVIRGLVKALAVHYGVRRIVGFRNGLRGLTAAHRDDTVELTVEGVRDIHHAGGTVLGSSRGGQDAGEMVDTLVLRGINMLFVIGGDGGMRAATYISEEIRARGLDIAVIGVPKTIDNDLPFTDQSFGFQSAFARATEFISAVAVEAAASPNGVGLVKLMGRHSGFIASYAALASSAADVVLIPEVPFVLEGDDGVLAHVERHVRTKGHVVVVVAEGAGQDVLKHLGAPQHNGHATDASGNIKLGNIAEFLKERITAHLTAVGLAPTMRYIDPSYAVRTIAANAYDSVYCLRLAHAAVHAAMAGRTEAAVARWRRRIVHVPLPLMTSRRNEVDPDGDMWMSVLETTCQPAEFGSVRERGKVRAASFC, from the coding sequence GTGACTCTGCACCTGGACGACCTCCGTGTCCGCGCACTCGGCGAGTGCCGCTTCGACTCGCCGTTGTCGGCGCTGCTCTCCACCAAGCAGACCTCGCCGCACTACGTCGCCGAGGGCGACCGGGTGCTGCTCGAGGACACCGTGTCGATGCTGGCCGAGCACGGTCTCCCGTCCGACCGGGCGCCCAGCTTCGAAGCGGCCGGACCACGCCGCAAGATCTACTTCGACCCCACGGAGGTGACGGCGGGCGTCGTCACCTGCGGCGGGCTCTGCCCCGGCCTGAACAACGTCATCCGCGGTCTCGTCAAGGCACTCGCCGTGCACTACGGGGTCCGGCGGATCGTCGGCTTCCGCAACGGCCTCCGGGGACTGACGGCCGCGCACCGCGACGACACCGTCGAGCTGACCGTGGAGGGCGTCCGCGACATCCACCACGCCGGCGGCACCGTGCTGGGCAGCTCGCGCGGCGGGCAGGACGCCGGCGAGATGGTCGACACGCTCGTGCTGCGCGGCATCAACATGCTGTTCGTCATCGGTGGCGACGGCGGGATGCGCGCTGCGACCTACATCAGCGAGGAGATCCGGGCGCGCGGTCTCGACATCGCGGTCATCGGGGTACCGAAGACCATCGACAACGACCTGCCCTTCACCGATCAGTCCTTCGGGTTCCAGAGCGCGTTCGCCCGGGCCACGGAGTTCATCTCGGCGGTCGCGGTCGAGGCCGCGGCCAGCCCGAACGGTGTCGGGCTCGTGAAGCTGATGGGGCGCCACTCGGGGTTCATCGCCAGCTACGCGGCGCTGGCCTCCAGTGCCGCGGACGTCGTCCTGATCCCCGAGGTCCCGTTCGTGCTCGAGGGCGACGACGGCGTGCTGGCCCACGTCGAGCGGCACGTGCGGACCAAGGGACACGTGGTGGTCGTCGTGGCCGAGGGGGCGGGCCAGGACGTCCTGAAGCACCTGGGTGCCCCGCAGCACAACGGCCACGCCACCGATGCGTCGGGCAACATCAAGCTCGGCAACATCGCGGAGTTCCTCAAGGAGCGCATCACCGCCCACCTGACCGCGGTCGGCCTCGCGCCCACGATGCGCTACATCGACCCGAGCTATGCGGTCCGCACCATCGCCGCGAACGCCTACGACAGCGTCTACTGCCTGCGGCTGGCCCATGCCGCGGTGCACGCGGCGATGGCCGGTCGTACGGAGGCCGCCGTCGCCCGCTGGCGGCGACGCATCGTGCACGTTCCCCTGCCGCTGATGACGAGCCGCCGCAACGAGGTCGACCCCGACGGTGACATGTGGATGTCGGTGCTCGAGACCACCTGCCAGCCGGCCGAGTTCGGATCGGTCCGGGAGCGCGGGAAGGTCCGCGCGGCCTCCTTCTGCTGA
- a CDS encoding sodium:calcium antiporter: protein MDPITSLIVFAAGAAVLVYSAEKLITYLVGAARGLTVSLFLLAILFTGIEFDDLAFGMVLNLEGLEDVAIGVIFGTVLSMTGLVLGLAALIAPCRVEIPRDYIAIFAVAPLILIPVALIGELGVLSATVLILLFVAFVGYVTYREYHRAMPTFRSAEVLESLDDEEARAVTGNRFDVTDRGGPGSLPGDGGAGGLYETGSLAVAKENRRPGGMLLLLAILALAGLVVGAWAMSEGTEGILENFEISGTVFGATIATLVLALEDIFLTVEPARRGAPAIGVGNVVGSVVFSVTAKLGIIVLAGGAIVITPDVFGWHLPALIVINGLAAFALFTGRLRRWHGAALLAGYVAYWAISFSVFGLVPVDDAGGDDDVSPPAAGAPAVPGPPDDDDDGAAAHDPGDTVHG, encoded by the coding sequence ATGGACCCGATAACGTCGCTCATCGTCTTCGCCGCCGGGGCGGCGGTGCTCGTCTACAGCGCCGAGAAGCTGATCACCTATCTGGTCGGCGCGGCCCGTGGTCTCACGGTTTCCCTGTTCCTGCTGGCGATTCTGTTCACCGGAATCGAGTTCGACGACCTCGCGTTCGGCATGGTGCTGAACCTCGAGGGGTTGGAGGACGTCGCGATCGGCGTCATCTTCGGGACCGTCCTGTCGATGACCGGTCTGGTGCTGGGCCTCGCCGCATTGATCGCGCCCTGCCGGGTGGAGATACCCCGGGACTACATCGCGATCTTCGCGGTCGCCCCGCTGATCCTCATCCCGGTCGCCCTGATCGGCGAGCTGGGTGTCCTGTCCGCGACCGTGCTCATCCTGCTGTTCGTGGCGTTCGTCGGCTACGTCACCTACCGCGAGTACCACCGGGCGATGCCGACGTTCCGCAGTGCCGAGGTGCTCGAGTCGCTGGACGACGAGGAGGCCCGGGCGGTCACCGGGAACCGCTTCGACGTCACCGACCGCGGTGGCCCCGGGAGCCTCCCCGGTGACGGGGGCGCCGGAGGGCTCTACGAGACCGGCTCCCTCGCGGTCGCGAAGGAGAACCGCCGCCCCGGCGGGATGCTCCTGCTCCTGGCGATCCTGGCGCTGGCCGGCCTCGTCGTCGGCGCCTGGGCGATGTCCGAGGGCACCGAGGGGATCCTGGAGAACTTCGAGATCAGCGGCACCGTCTTCGGTGCGACGATCGCGACCCTCGTGCTCGCCCTCGAGGACATTTTCCTGACCGTCGAACCGGCCCGGCGGGGCGCGCCTGCGATCGGCGTCGGGAACGTCGTGGGCAGCGTCGTGTTCTCGGTGACGGCCAAGCTCGGCATCATCGTGCTGGCCGGCGGGGCGATCGTGATCACCCCCGACGTGTTCGGCTGGCATCTGCCGGCATTGATCGTGATCAACGGGCTCGCGGCGTTCGCCCTGTTCACGGGCAGGTTGCGTCGCTGGCACGGGGCCGCGCTGCTGGCCGGCTACGTCGCCTACTGGGCCATCAGCTTCTCCGTGTTCGGCCTGGTCCCGGTGGACGACGCCGGCGGTGACGACGACGTGTCCCCGCCGGCGGCCGGAGCGCCGGCCGTCCCGGGTCCACCGGACGATGACGACGACGGTGCCGCCGCGCACGACCCGGGCGACACGGTCCACGGCTGA
- the hxlA gene encoding 3-hexulose-6-phosphate synthase yields MGVLSGSAGAGDGGGEPSLNSCEEIVVQLQVALDVLDLPSALSLANQVAESVDILELGTPLVKSAGIGAVSAIKAAHPDKLVFADLKTADAGALEAELAFEAGADLVTVMGAVDDDTIRGAVAAGDKHGKQVVADMISVVDGRVARIREVAKLGVAFVEIHAGLDEQARPGYSIERLLDDGREAGVAFSIAGGVKVDTIASVREAGAVVAVAGGAIYNAAEPAAAAAELKKRATA; encoded by the coding sequence GTGGGGGTGTTGTCGGGTTCTGCGGGGGCGGGTGATGGTGGTGGGGAACCTTCGCTGAACTCGTGTGAGGAGATTGTCGTGCAGTTGCAGGTGGCGCTGGATGTTCTGGACCTTCCGTCGGCGTTGTCGCTGGCGAATCAGGTGGCGGAGTCGGTGGATATTCTCGAGCTGGGGACGCCGTTGGTGAAGTCGGCGGGTATCGGTGCGGTGAGTGCGATCAAGGCGGCGCATCCGGACAAGCTGGTGTTCGCCGATCTGAAGACCGCGGATGCGGGTGCGTTGGAGGCGGAGCTGGCCTTCGAGGCGGGTGCGGATCTGGTGACGGTGATGGGTGCGGTCGACGACGACACGATCCGGGGTGCGGTGGCGGCCGGTGACAAGCACGGCAAGCAGGTGGTGGCGGACATGATCAGTGTGGTGGACGGGCGGGTGGCCCGGATCCGGGAGGTCGCCAAGCTGGGGGTGGCGTTCGTGGAGATCCATGCCGGTCTCGACGAGCAGGCGCGTCCGGGGTACTCGATCGAGCGGCTGCTCGATGACGGTCGTGAGGCCGGGGTGGCGTTCTCGATCGCCGGTGGGGTCAAGGTCGACACGATCGCCTCGGTGCGGGAGGCCGGTGCCGTGGTCGCGGTCGCGGGTGGGGCGATCTACAACGCCGCCGAGCCCGCTGCTGCTGCGGCCGAGCTCAAGAAGCGCGCCACCGCCTGA
- the rpe gene encoding ribulose-phosphate 3-epimerase, whose translation MSNPPLIAPSILSADFARLADEVAAVRGTPGRGADWLHVDVMDAHFVPNLTLGLPVVTSLLAATDLPVDCHLMIEKPDRWAIGYAEAGSHNVTVHVEAADDPVMLAKNLRAAGARAGLAIKPNTPLEPYLDVLTHYDTLLVMSVEPGFGGQAFIADVLGKVRTARTLVDTGHLNLMVEIDGGINSDTIEQAAEAGVDCFVAGSAVYAATDPARAVEGLRSQVEALSRPPARSDTEHAPQVRGVAAGDGDELL comes from the coding sequence GTGTCGAATCCGCCGTTGATTGCGCCGTCCATCCTTTCCGCCGACTTCGCCCGGCTCGCCGACGAAGTGGCCGCCGTGCGCGGGACGCCGGGCCGTGGCGCGGACTGGCTGCACGTGGACGTGATGGACGCGCACTTCGTGCCGAACCTGACCCTCGGCCTGCCGGTCGTGACGTCGCTGCTGGCCGCGACGGACCTGCCGGTGGACTGCCACCTCATGATCGAGAAGCCGGACCGGTGGGCGATCGGCTACGCGGAAGCGGGCTCCCACAACGTCACGGTGCACGTCGAGGCCGCCGACGATCCGGTCATGCTCGCGAAGAACCTGCGCGCCGCCGGCGCTCGAGCCGGGCTGGCGATCAAGCCGAACACACCGCTGGAGCCCTACCTCGACGTGCTCACGCACTACGACACCCTCCTCGTGATGTCCGTGGAGCCCGGCTTCGGTGGCCAGGCGTTCATCGCCGACGTCCTCGGCAAGGTGCGCACGGCACGGACGCTCGTCGACACCGGTCACCTGAACCTGATGGTGGAGATCGACGGTGGCATCAACTCCGACACGATCGAGCAGGCGGCCGAGGCCGGCGTCGACTGCTTCGTCGCCGGCTCGGCGGTCTACGCGGCCACGGACCCGGCACGGGCGGTGGAGGGACTGCGCAGCCAGGTGGAAGCGCTGTCCCGGCCACCGGCCCGATCAGACACCGAGCATGCGCCGCAGGTCCGGGGCGTGGCGGCGGGAGACGGGGACGAGCTCCTGTGA
- a CDS encoding LytTR family transcriptional regulator DNA-binding domain-containing protein, with product MATSSAKEVARAWEDFAAGEDIETGVRPEILASWYRCRDRYDVDRTLDAAPGARGDEAQGVDNGVIFTALGGVGALAGKEVERDGAVVTVTDGVGRVLGAWGDPSAQRRAELHNLAPWSSWSEECTGTNGMGTSLEVSGPVTVTGPEHWCQAFHQWACAGISVRDVVTGAPVASINISRWNASLPKLVPPWLTKAVACVEQEIYRRAIYEADKVITEFTNRSAQARGAFMAMDRGGNVIAANDAAVALLGLAGETPIVAGATEPADRWIPDIIGLPDVVRWAAERARGNAEWSGYARLPVCPGEEPVPLTMRSVVDANHVVGMLCAFGVQEGEAYEPGDDTAVGPLPRCVIGMRNDRLVLLAPSEIRYAEADRSIVWLITERGRIQAATRGLDNVERSLAPYGIRRVHRRYLVNLRRVAEIERGIKGELFLIMDSRGSQELVPVSRRHAPDLRRMLGV from the coding sequence GTGGCCACCTCGTCCGCCAAGGAGGTGGCCCGCGCATGGGAGGACTTCGCCGCGGGCGAGGACATCGAGACGGGCGTGCGGCCCGAGATCCTGGCTTCGTGGTACCGGTGCCGCGACCGGTACGACGTCGACCGCACGCTGGACGCTGCACCGGGCGCCCGGGGCGACGAGGCACAGGGGGTCGACAACGGCGTGATCTTCACCGCGCTCGGTGGGGTGGGCGCGCTGGCCGGCAAGGAGGTCGAACGCGACGGCGCCGTCGTCACCGTGACGGACGGGGTCGGGCGCGTCCTCGGCGCCTGGGGTGACCCCTCCGCGCAGCGGCGCGCCGAGCTGCACAATCTCGCGCCGTGGTCGTCGTGGTCGGAGGAGTGCACCGGCACGAACGGGATGGGCACGTCGCTCGAGGTGTCCGGCCCGGTGACCGTGACGGGGCCGGAACACTGGTGCCAGGCGTTCCACCAGTGGGCGTGCGCGGGCATCTCCGTCCGTGACGTGGTGACCGGCGCGCCGGTCGCGTCGATCAACATCTCGCGGTGGAACGCGTCGTTGCCCAAGCTCGTGCCGCCGTGGCTGACGAAAGCGGTCGCGTGCGTGGAGCAGGAGATCTACCGGCGCGCCATCTACGAAGCCGACAAGGTGATCACCGAGTTCACCAACCGGTCCGCGCAGGCCCGTGGTGCGTTCATGGCGATGGACCGCGGCGGGAACGTGATCGCCGCGAACGACGCCGCGGTCGCGTTGCTCGGGCTGGCCGGTGAAACCCCCATCGTGGCGGGGGCGACCGAGCCGGCGGACCGCTGGATCCCGGACATCATCGGGCTGCCGGACGTGGTGCGCTGGGCCGCGGAGCGGGCACGGGGGAACGCGGAATGGAGCGGCTACGCGCGGCTGCCGGTGTGTCCCGGCGAGGAGCCGGTTCCGCTGACGATGCGGTCGGTCGTCGACGCGAACCACGTGGTGGGCATGCTGTGTGCGTTCGGGGTACAGGAGGGCGAGGCCTACGAGCCGGGCGACGACACGGCGGTCGGCCCGCTACCCCGGTGCGTCATCGGGATGCGCAACGACCGGCTGGTTCTGCTGGCACCGTCGGAGATCCGCTATGCCGAGGCCGACCGGAGCATCGTCTGGCTGATCACGGAGCGCGGCCGGATCCAGGCCGCGACCCGCGGCCTGGACAACGTCGAGCGGTCGCTGGCGCCCTACGGGATTCGCCGGGTGCACCGGCGATACCTGGTCAACCTGCGCCGGGTGGCGGAGATCGAGCGGGGGATCAAGGGGGAGCTGTTCCTGATCATGGATTCCCGGGGGTCACAGGAGCTCGTCCCCGTCTCCCGCCGCCACGCCCCGGACCTGCGGCGCATGCTCGGTGTCTGA